The following are from one region of the Hymenobacter radiodurans genome:
- a CDS encoding aminotransferase class I/II-fold pyridoxal phosphate-dependent enzyme: protein MPPTLLLQRLAQQLAQREAAGTRRRLTVAEPGRIDFSSNDYLGLAQSGALQAALQQAVTEKSPPAAGSTGSRLLTGNSVAAEALEAQLADFHRAEAILLFNSGYAANLGFFAAVPRRGDTIFYDEASHASVKDGIRGSFATAYSFRHNDSGDLERRLNRATGAIFVAVEALYSMDGDQAPLRELAAFCQQRGLYLVVDEAHTNGIYGPRGEGLVVELGLEEQVFARILTFGKALGSQGACIAGPHVLRDYLLNFSRPFIYTTALPPLAVATLTAAYHLLPAMQQERQRLFALSELLKTRLNAVSGLHVPAASHVIHPVFFPQHAGPAHVKAVAQAAQAQGFDVRAILPPTVPAGTERLRLIVHSYNTEAEIEELGDILSKAIIQR from the coding sequence ATGCCCCCCACTCTACTCCTTCAGCGCCTTGCCCAACAGCTGGCCCAGCGCGAAGCGGCTGGCACCCGCCGTCGCCTCACGGTAGCTGAGCCGGGCCGGATAGATTTTAGCTCCAACGATTACCTTGGTTTGGCTCAAAGCGGCGCTTTGCAGGCAGCACTACAGCAAGCAGTAACTGAAAAAAGCCCCCCAGCCGCCGGCAGCACCGGCTCACGCCTACTCACGGGCAACTCGGTGGCGGCTGAAGCGCTAGAAGCGCAGCTAGCCGACTTTCACCGGGCGGAAGCAATACTACTCTTTAACTCCGGCTACGCAGCCAACCTGGGATTCTTCGCTGCCGTGCCCCGGCGCGGCGACACCATTTTCTACGACGAGGCCAGCCACGCCTCCGTGAAGGATGGCATCCGGGGCAGCTTCGCCACGGCCTACAGCTTTCGTCACAATGATTCAGGTGACCTAGAGAGGCGACTAAATAGAGCGACGGGGGCCATTTTTGTAGCCGTGGAGGCGCTGTATTCTATGGATGGCGACCAGGCACCGCTGCGGGAGCTGGCGGCATTTTGCCAGCAGCGCGGCTTGTATCTGGTGGTGGATGAAGCACATACCAATGGAATTTATGGGCCGCGGGGAGAAGGTTTGGTGGTCGAATTAGGGCTTGAAGAGCAGGTATTTGCCCGCATCCTCACCTTTGGTAAAGCGCTAGGCAGTCAGGGGGCCTGTATTGCTGGCCCTCATGTGCTGCGCGACTATCTACTGAATTTCAGTCGGCCGTTTATTTATACCACGGCGCTGCCTCCGCTGGCTGTTGCTACGTTGACTGCTGCCTACCACTTATTGCCTGCTATGCAGCAGGAGCGGCAGCGGCTTTTTGCCCTTTCCGAATTACTGAAAACAAGGCTGAATGCAGTGTCTGGGCTACACGTGCCAGCGGCCAGCCACGTTATTCATCCGGTATTTTTCCCGCAGCACGCCGGACCGGCGCACGTGAAAGCAGTAGCTCAAGCCGCGCAAGCGCAGGGCTTTGACGTGCGCGCCATTTTGCCCCCCACCGTGCCCGCTGGCACCGAGCGCCTGCGGCTGATTGTGCACAGTTACAATACAGAAGCTGAAATTGAGGAGTTGGGGGACATTTTGAGCAAAGCAATAATCCAACGATAG
- a CDS encoding aminotransferase class III-fold pyridoxal phosphate-dependent enzyme, with protein MSTLAARDHAVLWHPYTQMQTAALPIPIVRGEGAWLYTEDGTAYLDGISSWWVNLHGHAHPRIASRVAQQLQTLEHVLFAGFTHPPAVELAEGLLEILPPNQRRIFYSDNGSTAVEVALKMALQYHHNLGQPRRTIVAFRDSYHGDTFGAMAVSSRGLLRHLLRLCFLT; from the coding sequence ATGTCAACCTTAGCCGCCCGCGACCACGCCGTACTTTGGCACCCCTATACGCAAATGCAGACCGCGGCCCTGCCTATTCCCATTGTGCGCGGTGAGGGTGCCTGGCTCTATACCGAAGACGGCACCGCTTACCTCGATGGCATTTCCTCGTGGTGGGTAAATCTGCATGGGCACGCGCACCCACGCATTGCGTCCCGCGTAGCCCAGCAGCTCCAGACCCTGGAGCACGTACTGTTTGCCGGCTTCACCCATCCACCCGCCGTGGAGCTAGCAGAGGGCCTATTGGAAATTTTGCCCCCCAACCAGCGGCGCATCTTCTATTCCGACAACGGCTCCACGGCCGTAGAAGTAGCCCTAAAAATGGCGTTGCAGTACCATCATAACCTTGGCCAGCCACGCCGCACCATTGTCGCTTTCCGCGACAGTTACCACGGCGACACGTTCGGAGCCATGGCGGTGAGCAGCCGGGGGCTTTTACGGCACCTTTTGCGCCTTTGCTTTTTGACGTAG
- a CDS encoding aminotransferase class III-fold pyridoxal phosphate-dependent enzyme: MLFDVAFIDVPVPGREVEALAQLEAVAAQGDVAAFIFEPLLLGTAGMLTYSAEALDELLGSCHRHGILAIADEVMTGFGRTGQLFACDYLAERPDMVCLSKGLTGGTMALGVTSCAGPVYDAFLSDDKLKTFFHGHSYTANPVACAAGLASLELLRDPACAANIARMATAHQVFQAEITGQPGVRDVRLLGTVLAVEFEEAATTSYFSSLRDELYELALQRRVILRPLGNIIYLMPPYCTTDAELSLLYDTVRAMRELVVGRNQ; this comes from the coding sequence TTGCTTTTTGACGTAGCCTTTATCGATGTACCCGTGCCTGGTCGTGAGGTTGAAGCCCTTGCGCAGTTGGAAGCGGTGGCCGCCCAAGGCGATGTAGCGGCGTTTATCTTCGAGCCGTTGCTGCTAGGCACGGCCGGCATGCTTACGTACTCAGCCGAGGCGCTGGATGAATTGCTTGGCTCCTGCCACCGCCACGGCATTCTGGCTATTGCCGATGAAGTAATGACGGGCTTTGGACGAACCGGCCAGCTTTTCGCCTGCGACTACCTCGCCGAGCGCCCCGATATGGTTTGCTTGTCGAAGGGCCTCACGGGCGGCACAATGGCGCTGGGCGTCACGAGCTGCGCAGGGCCGGTGTATGACGCGTTTTTGAGCGATGACAAGCTTAAAACGTTCTTTCATGGCCACTCCTATACAGCCAATCCGGTGGCGTGCGCGGCCGGTCTGGCCAGTCTGGAGTTATTGCGCGACCCAGCCTGCGCGGCGAATATTGCACGTATGGCAACCGCGCATCAGGTGTTTCAGGCAGAAATAACTGGCCAGCCGGGCGTGCGCGACGTGCGCTTACTGGGCACAGTGCTGGCCGTAGAGTTTGAGGAAGCCGCTACCACCTCCTACTTCAGCAGCCTCCGCGACGAGCTCTACGAACTGGCCCTGCAACGCCGTGTGATATTGCGGCCCTTGGGGAACATCATCTACCTCATGCCACCGTACTGCACCACCGATGCGGAGTTAAGCCTGCTTTACGATACGGTACGCGCCATGCGCGAGCTAGTAGTTGGTCGTAATCAGTAG
- a CDS encoding beta-ketoacyl synthase N-terminal-like domain-containing protein — protein MASVPADAEAAINSLRHAHAPFRQFDRTVLLALLAARQAAAEAGWSAPQADSLGVSIGSSRGATGRTEQFHADFLADGVVAAAASPLTTLGNVASWVAYDAGAIGGAALSHSSTCSSAFQALGNAVAWLRAGLADRFLAGGTEAPLTDFTLAQMHALGIYSSFAPQEWPCRPGAGAPSTFVLGEGAAVFALERVSRAALAAEQTTTASTPQLQLESVGFGFEAIPSKTGLSPDGQHFQTAMRQALRQANCPQTPLMLSCCTALAPPPVTRPSAGQ, from the coding sequence GTGGCCAGCGTGCCCGCCGATGCGGAAGCGGCAATAAATAGCTTGCGTCACGCGCACGCCCCATTTCGTCAGTTCGACCGCACCGTATTGCTGGCCCTGCTCGCCGCCCGGCAGGCCGCAGCTGAGGCAGGTTGGTCAGCACCTCAAGCGGATAGTCTGGGGGTCAGCATTGGTTCTTCGCGGGGTGCCACTGGCCGAACAGAGCAGTTTCACGCCGATTTTCTGGCCGATGGGGTTGTAGCCGCCGCCGCCTCGCCACTCACGACCTTGGGCAACGTGGCGAGTTGGGTGGCCTATGATGCGGGCGCAATTGGCGGGGCGGCCCTAAGCCACTCCAGCACCTGTAGCAGTGCCTTTCAAGCGTTGGGCAATGCAGTGGCCTGGTTGCGCGCCGGCCTCGCCGATCGGTTTCTGGCCGGTGGCACTGAAGCCCCCCTCACCGATTTTACCTTGGCTCAGATGCATGCGTTGGGTATTTACTCCAGTTTTGCCCCCCAAGAGTGGCCCTGCCGCCCCGGTGCCGGTGCACCCTCCACATTTGTATTGGGCGAAGGAGCGGCAGTTTTTGCCCTGGAAAGAGTCAGTCGCGCAGCACTTGCGGCAGAACAAACCACGACTGCTTCAACACCCCAGCTTCAGCTCGAAAGCGTAGGATTCGGCTTCGAGGCTATTCCAAGCAAGACCGGCCTTTCACCCGATGGCCAGCACTTCCAAACGGCCATGCGCCAAGCGTTACGGCAGGCAAATTGCCCCCAGACGCCGTTGATGCTCTCGTGTTGCACAGCCCTGGCACCCCCGCCGGTGACGCGGCCGAGCGCCGGGCAGTAG
- a CDS encoding beta-ketoacyl-[acyl-carrier-protein] synthase family protein translates to MLHSPGTPAGDAAERRAVAAFFGVENAPLLVSNKWLVGHTLGASAALSLEFALQILTHQTWLAPPFSTYMAPAPTRPIRRVLVNAAGFGGNAASALVSLV, encoded by the coding sequence GTGTTGCACAGCCCTGGCACCCCCGCCGGTGACGCGGCCGAGCGCCGGGCAGTAGCAGCATTTTTTGGGGTGGAAAACGCGCCCCTGCTTGTTTCCAACAAATGGCTAGTGGGTCATACGCTCGGCGCTTCCGCTGCTCTGAGTCTGGAGTTTGCTTTGCAAATTCTCACTCACCAAACATGGCTTGCACCGCCGTTCAGCACCTACATGGCCCCTGCTCCTACTCGGCCAATTCGGCGCGTGCTGGTGAATGCAGCAGGCTTTGGCGGCAATGCGGCCAGCGCGCTGGTATCGTTAGTGTAG
- a CDS encoding M20/M25/M40 family metallo-hydrolase produces MVDAISAKTLEEDIRKMVSFGTRHTLSDTKSKKRGIGAARNWVESEFKKYAKASGGRMKVEQDTFTVKPDGRRIDKPVVMANVMATLQGTDPNDKRIIIVSGHLDSRVTDVMNATADAPGANDDASGVALVMEMARVMASKQFPCTLIFVAVQGEEQGLYGSTHMAKRAKAEGWNIVGMLNNDIVGNSTGFDPEIKDPKHVRIFSEGVPANETPEEARVRRQLSSENDSPSRQLARYIKTACEQYLPDFGVLIEYRPDRFLRGGDHTPFNQQGFTAVRFTEVNENFNHQHQDLRTENGIEYGDKPEFVDYEYLRKNTGVNLATMASLAWAPPAPQNVGVLTAKLTNRTELKWDAPAAGEKPAGYYVLMRETSSPVWQQKFFVTGTTADLPHSKDNYIFAVASVDAEGHESLPVTPKVVR; encoded by the coding sequence ATGGTGGACGCCATTTCAGCCAAAACGTTGGAGGAAGACATTCGCAAGATGGTATCCTTCGGTACCCGCCATACGCTGAGCGACACCAAGAGCAAAAAGCGCGGTATCGGGGCGGCGCGCAATTGGGTGGAATCTGAGTTTAAGAAGTACGCCAAAGCCAGCGGCGGCCGCATGAAAGTAGAGCAAGACACCTTCACGGTGAAGCCCGACGGCCGGCGCATTGATAAGCCCGTGGTGATGGCCAACGTGATGGCCACGCTCCAAGGCACCGACCCCAACGATAAGCGCATCATCATCGTGAGCGGCCACCTCGACTCGCGCGTAACCGATGTGATGAACGCCACCGCCGACGCGCCCGGCGCCAACGACGACGCTTCCGGCGTGGCTCTGGTAATGGAAATGGCCCGCGTAATGGCTTCCAAGCAATTTCCCTGCACCCTTATTTTCGTGGCCGTTCAGGGTGAAGAGCAGGGCCTATATGGCTCGACCCACATGGCTAAGCGCGCCAAAGCGGAAGGCTGGAACATCGTGGGGATGCTCAACAACGACATCGTGGGCAACTCCACCGGCTTCGACCCCGAGATTAAAGACCCCAAACACGTGCGCATTTTCAGCGAAGGAGTGCCCGCCAACGAGACGCCCGAGGAAGCCCGCGTGCGTCGCCAACTAAGCAGCGAAAATGACTCGCCTAGTCGTCAGCTAGCTCGCTACATCAAAACGGCCTGCGAGCAGTATTTGCCGGACTTCGGTGTGCTGATCGAGTACCGACCCGACCGTTTCCTGCGTGGTGGCGACCATACGCCCTTCAACCAGCAGGGCTTTACGGCAGTGCGCTTCACAGAGGTTAACGAGAATTTCAACCACCAGCACCAAGATCTGCGCACCGAAAACGGCATCGAGTATGGCGATAAGCCCGAGTTCGTGGATTATGAGTACCTGCGTAAGAATACCGGCGTAAACCTCGCCACCATGGCCAGCCTGGCTTGGGCGCCCCCAGCGCCGCAAAACGTGGGCGTGCTCACCGCCAAGCTCACCAACCGCACAGAGCTGAAGTGGGACGCGCCTGCTGCCGGCGAAAAACCAGCCGGCTACTACGTGCTCATGCGCGAAACCAGTAGCCCCGTGTGGCAGCAAAAGTTCTTCGTCACCGGCACCACCGCCGATTTGCCCCACAGCAAGGATAACTACATTTTTGCCGTAGCTTCCGTTGATGCGGAGGGCCATGAGAGCCTGCCTGTTACGCCGAAAGTAGTACGGTGA
- a CDS encoding GNAT family N-acetyltransferase: MLYREAQVADIPQYMAVRMAVRENQLSNPARVTEQDNIDYLTRRGKGWVCEADGQIVGFAIADLQDHSIWALFVHPNYERQGIGRQLQTIMLDWYFNQTQHPVWLSTSPGTRAEEFYRQSGWRETGRTASGETRFELTIEEWRRRSNQI, encoded by the coding sequence ATGCTCTACCGCGAAGCCCAAGTTGCCGATATTCCGCAGTACATGGCCGTGCGCATGGCGGTCAGGGAAAACCAGCTTTCCAATCCTGCTCGGGTAACGGAACAAGACAACATCGACTACCTTACACGGCGCGGCAAAGGCTGGGTTTGCGAGGCAGACGGCCAGATTGTGGGGTTCGCCATTGCCGACCTGCAAGACCATAGCATCTGGGCCCTTTTTGTGCACCCCAACTACGAGCGGCAAGGCATCGGCCGACAGCTACAGACGATAATGCTGGACTGGTATTTCAACCAAACGCAGCATCCCGTTTGGCTAAGCACAAGTCCAGGAACGCGGGCCGAAGAATTTTACCGGCAATCTGGCTGGCGCGAAACTGGCCGAACAGCGAGCGGGGAAACTCGTTTTGAGCTGACGATAGAAGAATGGCGTAGGCGCTCGAATCAGATTTAG
- a CDS encoding MBL fold metallo-hydrolase, whose product METTQLFQRRLLLFMLLLGPSVFAQRAASPPTFNIVPLGVKGGLDEGNLSAYLVAPAGSASYVCLDAGTVYSGVEKAVARKVFAAPAGAVIRNNIKAYLISHAHLDHVAGLLLNATDDSPKSIYGLSECLKTIQNDYFNWRTWPNFGSSGAPPALGKYQLRPLAPNQVKAIENTTLSVQTFVLSHGKPYQSAAFLIRSQDNYLLYLGDTGADAIEKAPQLRNLWQVVQPLVKTGQLKAIFIEASYANAQPPAQLFGHLTPALLMQEMNALSQLTGAAALRGLSVIVTHMKPTAGNEATIKKQLTEGNSLQLKLIFPEQGKLLQL is encoded by the coding sequence ATGGAGACGACACAGTTATTCCAACGACGCTTACTGCTCTTCATGCTCCTGCTGGGGCCTAGCGTATTTGCGCAGCGGGCCGCCTCCCCGCCTACCTTCAACATTGTGCCGCTGGGCGTGAAGGGGGGGCTGGATGAGGGCAATCTTTCGGCGTATCTGGTTGCGCCAGCAGGATCTGCCTCCTACGTGTGCTTGGATGCGGGCACCGTGTACAGTGGCGTGGAAAAGGCCGTAGCACGCAAGGTATTCGCGGCGCCGGCGGGCGCAGTAATCCGCAACAACATCAAGGCTTACCTCATTTCCCACGCCCACCTCGACCACGTAGCCGGTTTGCTCCTGAATGCTACCGATGACTCGCCCAAAAGCATTTATGGCCTGAGCGAATGCCTTAAAACCATTCAGAACGATTATTTCAACTGGCGCACTTGGCCCAATTTCGGCAGCAGCGGTGCCCCGCCGGCTCTGGGCAAATACCAGTTGCGGCCCCTTGCACCCAATCAGGTAAAAGCCATCGAAAACACCACCTTAAGCGTCCAGACGTTTGTGCTGAGTCATGGCAAGCCCTATCAAAGCGCCGCCTTCCTGATCCGCAGTCAGGATAATTATCTGCTTTACCTCGGCGACACTGGTGCCGATGCCATCGAAAAAGCCCCCCAGCTGCGCAACTTATGGCAAGTCGTTCAGCCACTAGTGAAAACTGGCCAGCTCAAGGCTATTTTCATCGAAGCCTCCTACGCCAATGCCCAACCTCCGGCGCAGTTGTTTGGACACCTTACTCCGGCTTTGCTTATGCAGGAAATGAACGCTCTTAGTCAGCTAACCGGCGCGGCGGCACTGCGCGGCCTATCGGTCATTGTTACCCATATGAAGCCCACGGCCGGTAATGAAGCGACCATCAAAAAGCAGCTCACTGAGGGGAATTCGTTGCAATTGAAACTCATCTTTCCGGAGCAGGGAAAGTTGCTGCAGTTGTAG
- a CDS encoding antibiotic biosynthesis monooxygenase family protein has product MIITRIWHGVTHAHHADEYLQYLEASGLSDYKKTPGNLGVQVLRSLEGEVCHFWTVTRWDSYDSIKQFAGDDYEKARYYPDDARYLLEFESNVVHCETFDF; this is encoded by the coding sequence ATGATAATTACCCGCATTTGGCACGGCGTTACCCACGCTCACCACGCCGATGAGTACCTGCAGTATCTGGAAGCATCGGGCCTTTCCGACTACAAGAAAACGCCCGGCAACTTAGGGGTGCAAGTGTTGCGCAGCCTAGAAGGCGAAGTCTGCCATTTCTGGACCGTAACCCGCTGGGACAGCTACGACAGCATCAAACAGTTTGCCGGCGACGACTACGAGAAAGCGCGCTACTACCCCGACGATGCTCGCTATTTGCTAGAGTTCGAGTCGAATGTCGTTCACTGCGAGACCTTTGACTTTTAA
- a CDS encoding alpha-amylase family glycosyl hydrolase encodes MHTQKLVRKLAFLCWSVLLISCSKGTTISPTVPVIPSVTADPAQYGTPFTEVPDAANATVYQVNMRAFSAQGNFKGVIARLDSIKALGINVVYLMPVYPVGKLKAFDSPYAIQDYMAVNPELGTLADLRALVDGAHARRMAVVLDWVANHTAWDHPWITAHKDWYQQDAAGNIKNPPLGWTDVAQLNFANASMRAAMIQAMRYWVFQANIDGYRIDYADGPTYEFLTEAVSNLNSISTHKLLLIAEGSDKTYYFQAGFPLRYGFDFLNTMKDIFAKRSSVKLLDNLNEANYANAPAGARMLRYTSNHDINSSEGTPQELFNGQQGAMAAFVVAAYMRGTPMIYNGQEVGFPTRLPFMGARRTIDWSLNPTVTRDYKSILRFRNTSDAVRNGALTSYSSDDVCVFTKTVGNEKVLVLVNLRNTAINYQVPTSLVNSPWLNALSGQPLTMTTQLNLQPYQYLILRN; translated from the coding sequence ATGCATACTCAAAAACTTGTGCGGAAGCTGGCCTTCCTGTGCTGGTCCGTGCTGCTTATTTCTTGCAGTAAGGGAACAACGATCAGCCCTACCGTTCCGGTTATTCCTTCGGTCACGGCCGATCCGGCTCAGTATGGCACACCCTTCACCGAGGTACCAGATGCTGCGAATGCTACGGTGTATCAGGTGAATATGCGGGCGTTTAGTGCGCAAGGCAATTTCAAGGGCGTAATAGCTCGGCTGGATTCCATCAAAGCCCTCGGCATTAATGTGGTGTATTTGATGCCGGTGTATCCTGTTGGCAAGCTAAAGGCTTTTGACTCGCCTTATGCCATACAAGACTATATGGCGGTGAATCCTGAACTCGGGACGCTGGCCGACTTGCGGGCCCTCGTGGACGGTGCCCATGCCCGCCGCATGGCCGTTGTACTCGACTGGGTGGCCAACCATACTGCTTGGGACCATCCGTGGATCACGGCCCACAAAGACTGGTACCAGCAGGACGCCGCAGGCAATATCAAGAACCCGCCCCTGGGTTGGACCGATGTGGCCCAACTAAACTTTGCCAATGCCTCCATGCGAGCAGCCATGATTCAGGCCATGCGGTATTGGGTTTTCCAGGCCAATATTGATGGCTACCGCATCGACTACGCCGACGGCCCGACCTATGAGTTTCTCACCGAGGCCGTCAGCAACCTCAACTCGATTAGCACGCACAAGCTCCTTTTAATTGCCGAAGGATCGGATAAGACCTACTATTTCCAGGCTGGTTTTCCCCTCCGCTATGGGTTCGATTTCTTGAACACCATGAAGGATATTTTCGCCAAGCGGTCCAGCGTCAAGCTCCTCGACAATCTCAACGAGGCGAATTATGCCAACGCTCCGGCCGGCGCCCGTATGTTGCGCTACACCTCCAACCACGATATCAACAGTTCGGAAGGCACGCCGCAGGAGCTATTCAACGGTCAGCAAGGCGCTATGGCCGCCTTTGTGGTGGCCGCTTACATGCGCGGTACGCCCATGATTTACAACGGACAGGAAGTAGGATTTCCCACCCGATTGCCTTTCATGGGCGCGCGCCGCACGATTGATTGGTCGCTCAACCCGACCGTAACCAGGGATTACAAAAGCATCCTCCGCTTCCGTAACACCAGCGACGCCGTGCGCAATGGGGCGCTTACCTCATACAGCAGCGACGATGTGTGCGTGTTCACGAAAACTGTTGGCAATGAGAAGGTTCTGGTGCTAGTCAATCTTCGCAATACTGCTATTAACTATCAGGTACCCACCAGTCTCGTCAACTCGCCTTGGCTCAATGCCTTGAGTGGGCAGCCTTTGACCATGACCACTCAGCTTAACTTGCAGCCTTATCAATACCTGATTTTGCGCAACTAA
- a CDS encoding glycoside hydrolase family 97 protein, which translates to MKKTTLLLLTACLSIPALAQTLHSPANKLTLNFQLSPTGEPTYQLRFGTKPVIKPSRLAVLLQNQPGFDKGLTIAKIDSSATDEMWAPVWGEVKQIRNRYKELAVTLQQAAAKNRQLVVRFRLYDDGLGFRYEFPAQPGFTYFTVQEENTEFNLTSDHKTFWIPGDYDSNEYTYSTTRLSEVNTTPIEAIQLKSAPQRVQTPLMLKTQDGLYLNIHEAALVNYPAMMLNVDTKTFGLTSQLVPSATGAKAYLQAPEHTPWRTIVVSDKAPEVLASKMILNLNEPSKITDTGWIKPQKFVGVWWEMHVNKASWNYADTSNLKLATTNWNALKPNGRHGANTANVKRYIDFAAKHGLQSVLVEGWNVGWEDWANNWKEEVFDFVTPYPDFDVKELQRYAASKGVKLMMHHETSSSVTNYERRQETALRFMKEHGYDAVKTGYVGRIIPRGEHHDGQWMVNHYNRTAANMAQQQIMVDMHESVRLTGLHRTYPNWLASEAARGNEFNAWSTGNPPEHETILPFTRLMGGPMDYTPGIFQIKLESWNPTANKGRQVHTTLAKQLALYVTMYSPVQMAADLPEAYEQHLDAFQFIKDVPVDWDDTRILAAEPGDYIITARKAKGKDEWYLGAITDEQARRQTVKLDFLPPKAPYTATIYADARDADWEKNPMAYQIRQVLVDSRTQLPLQLAPGGGTAISLKPATREELRKLKKQ; encoded by the coding sequence ATGAAAAAAACTACCCTTCTGCTGCTAACTGCATGTCTGAGCATCCCGGCTCTGGCTCAAACCCTTCACTCTCCAGCCAACAAGCTCACGCTAAACTTCCAGCTCAGCCCCACAGGCGAGCCCACATATCAACTCCGGTTCGGTACAAAGCCTGTTATAAAGCCCAGCCGCTTGGCGGTTCTGCTTCAAAACCAGCCGGGCTTTGATAAAGGCCTTACCATTGCCAAAATCGACTCGTCGGCGACGGATGAGATGTGGGCGCCGGTGTGGGGCGAGGTAAAACAGATTCGCAACCGCTACAAGGAGCTGGCCGTGACGTTGCAGCAGGCCGCTGCGAAGAATCGGCAGTTGGTGGTGCGCTTCCGGCTGTATGATGATGGGCTGGGGTTCCGCTACGAGTTTCCGGCTCAGCCGGGCTTCACCTACTTCACTGTGCAGGAGGAAAACACCGAGTTTAACCTCACCAGTGACCACAAAACCTTCTGGATTCCGGGCGACTACGACTCCAACGAGTACACCTACAGCACCACCCGACTGAGCGAGGTAAATACCACGCCTATTGAGGCCATTCAACTGAAATCTGCCCCCCAGCGCGTGCAGACGCCGCTGATGCTGAAGACTCAGGACGGGCTGTACCTGAATATTCACGAGGCGGCGCTGGTGAACTACCCGGCCATGATGCTGAACGTGGACACCAAAACCTTCGGCCTCACCAGCCAGCTCGTGCCCTCAGCCACTGGCGCCAAGGCGTATCTGCAAGCGCCTGAGCACACGCCCTGGCGCACCATCGTGGTCAGCGACAAAGCGCCCGAGGTGCTGGCCTCCAAGATGATTCTGAACCTAAACGAGCCAAGCAAAATCACGGATACGGGCTGGATTAAGCCCCAGAAGTTTGTGGGGGTGTGGTGGGAAATGCACGTCAACAAAGCCAGCTGGAACTACGCCGACACCAGCAACCTCAAGCTGGCTACCACTAATTGGAACGCGCTAAAACCCAACGGCCGACACGGTGCCAACACGGCCAACGTAAAGCGCTACATCGATTTTGCCGCCAAGCACGGCCTGCAAAGCGTGCTGGTGGAAGGCTGGAACGTGGGTTGGGAAGACTGGGCCAATAACTGGAAGGAGGAGGTGTTCGACTTTGTGACGCCCTACCCCGATTTTGATGTAAAAGAGTTGCAGCGCTACGCCGCCAGCAAGGGCGTGAAGCTGATGATGCACCACGAAACCAGCAGCTCCGTGACCAACTACGAGCGCCGCCAGGAAACCGCGTTGCGCTTCATGAAAGAGCACGGCTACGACGCTGTGAAAACCGGCTACGTGGGCCGCATTATTCCGCGCGGCGAGCACCACGATGGGCAGTGGATGGTGAACCACTACAACCGCACCGCCGCCAACATGGCCCAGCAGCAGATTATGGTGGATATGCACGAGTCGGTGCGACTGACGGGCTTGCATCGCACGTACCCCAACTGGCTGGCTTCGGAAGCTGCTCGTGGCAACGAATTCAATGCCTGGAGCACCGGCAATCCGCCTGAGCACGAGACTATTTTGCCCTTCACCCGCCTCATGGGCGGCCCCATGGACTACACGCCGGGCATCTTCCAGATTAAACTCGAATCCTGGAACCCCACGGCCAACAAAGGCCGCCAGGTGCACACCACGCTAGCCAAGCAGCTGGCCCTTTACGTGACGATGTACAGCCCCGTGCAAATGGCCGCCGACCTGCCCGAAGCCTACGAGCAGCACCTCGACGCGTTCCAGTTCATCAAGGACGTGCCCGTGGATTGGGACGACACCCGCATTCTGGCCGCCGAGCCCGGCGACTACATCATCACGGCCCGCAAAGCCAAGGGCAAAGACGAGTGGTACCTGGGCGCCATCACCGACGAGCAGGCCCGCCGCCAGACCGTGAAGCTTGACTTTTTGCCCCCCAAGGCCCCCTACACCGCCACCATCTACGCCGACGCCAGGGATGCCGACTGGGAAAAGAACCCCATGGCCTACCAAATCCGGCAAGTGCTAGTGGACAGCCGTACCCAATTGCCTCTCCAACTCGCTCCCGGCGGCGGCACGGCCATCAGCCTGAAACCCGCGACGCGGGAGGAGTTGCGGAAGCTGAAGAAGCAGTAA